CTAAAATCTAAACGGTTAAGATGAAAACATGTGATAGAAAAAGTatgtttaattaataattaatcaaatgaCTTTGGATTAGTAGAATTGATGCCATAATTAATAAAGCTTGAGGGAGAAATTGACCTGACTGGTAAGTTtgcttgaaaagaaaaaaaattgatgatgGGTCAACTAACAAACCTGAACTAGGCATTTCCTTTGTTTTCTACACGTTTCTCTATCATCTCAATTGTGAACTTTTTCTTACATACTTCTCCACCCCCTCCCTATATAGGCATCTCTTCAACAACTAATCCGTCATTCTTAACTTCTCATAAATGTAAGTCATAGACCAAGAACTTGAGAAGAGGGATCCAACTCGATCTAGGCTACACATTTAGGCCCACATCTACTTTGCGATCTTAGTTGTCATATGATTTTCAGAAATAAACataaaagttatttttatttacctAAGTTGATTGTTAATTTTCTTCTAGATATGGATTTTCATGACGTGATCAACATGGACGATTCCAATTGAGAAACCCCCAATCACACCGTCCTCCTCTAACAAGGCTGATTAGAATGAGTGAGTATAGTATATCAACTTCCTCTGCCTCCACCTCAATTTCTAAGGGAAGTATATTCGCGTCATCAGTAAATACGTTCTTAAAAGATGTATATTATACATTATTGGtttcatcaaatgaattactttGTACAATGGATGCCACAAAAACCCTTGAATGAGACTACTAATTTTTCCTATAAAGAtacttgcatatatatatgtacatctaTGTATCCTACACGTTTCTCAATCTTCTTAATTGTGAATTGGTTCATCCATATTTCTCAATCGCCTCCATTTATAGGCACCTCCTCCTCAACAACTAATTAATCCATCACTATAAACTTCACAATCTTAATTCATTCTGCATCTCTTAACTAATGGCATCCACAGTAAGAGAAATAGCCGAAGAGATCCCAAATGTCATCAAGGTTTACAAAGATGGCACAGTGGAACGCCTCATCGTCCACGATTACTATGTGCCTCCATCCACTGATTCCGGGGTGATGTCCAAAGACATCACTATCTCAGAAATCCCAGCCATCTCTGCTCGCCTTTACCTCCctcaaaaccaaaacagaaagctTCCGGTCTTGGTTTACTTCCACGCTGGTGCATTTTGCGTTTCATCTGCCTTGTCATTCTTTCATCACCGTTACCTCAACCGACTAGTCTCAGAAGCGCAAGTTGTTGCGGTCTCAGTCGAGTACagactcgcaccagaaaacctACTTCCAGCTGCTTATGAAGATTGTTGGACTGCTCTTCAGTGGGTAGCTTCTCACTCAAGGAATGAAGACAATGAAGGCGCGAAGAAAGAAGCATGGCTTGTCAGCTACGGCGATTTCGAGAGACTTTACATTGGGGGAGACAGTGCTGGTGGTAATATTGCACATAACATTGCTATGAGGGCTGGGGTAGAGAACTTGCATGAAGGAGTGAAAATTTTAGGTGCAATTGTGTCTCACGCTTATTTTTGGGGCTCTAAGCCAATTGGGTCGGAGCCTAAACCTGAATTCTACTCTTTGGCTAATAAGGTTTGGAACTTATTCTATCCCTCTGCTGATGGTGGTACTGATAATCCGATGGTGAACCCGGCGGGTTTGGGTGCTCCGAGTCTGGCAGGGCTTGCCTGCTCGAAGTtgcttgtttgtgttgctGGCAAGGATGATCTGAGGGATCGAAATATTTGGTATTATGAGTTGGTCAAGGAAAGTGGGTGGAAAGGAAAATTGGAGCTGTTTGAAATGGAAGAAGAGGGTCATTGCTTTCATATATCGGACGAGGGATCGGTtgaaaatagaaagaaaatgaTCGAACGTTTGGCTTGTTTTATGATATAGTTCTTATAGATATCTAGTATAGATCGATGCTGCTATATATGATGGCTAGCTAGCTTTCACGTGCTGTGAACTAGCTATATGCGAATAATGTTATTGGCTATTTGGGTTCTCATGCATTCATGCATATACAATCGATAAAATAATTGAGCAAAGTGTTCGAGTTGCTTATCCTACGCATTTTCTTGCAGAATTTTCTTGTCATGTCCGGTGTATATATGTACGTGTACGTAATGGTCTAGAACTTCCGGGAGTTGTTCATAGCATGATGAACCTATTAACAAACTATTAAAACAGAATGGAAAATAGTATTGTTCATCTCTTAATTGTATGAAGGATGGATCCACGAAAATGTAGTAAAATTGAAGAACGTACATATAAAGATTTGATTAGCAGTTTAGCACAAATGATTAGGAACCACCTATAGCCAAAAGGCATAGACCCAAACCCCATAAAACAAGAGTTCTTGTTATCCAAACCCAATTGcccaaagaagagaaatacTGAAATGCAGGGGAAAGCTCTGCTGCAGTAGTGAACCACCTATGGCGAAAACGCATAGACCCAGATTGGATGGTGGCACAGCACCACTAATCTTCAGATTAGGAAATGGGAAATTAGCTTCAATTTGATGACAAAGCAACTTATGACCTCATGGATGGCTTCATTGTCTTGGGAGCAACCAAGAATGACTCCCCTGGTCCATTACTCTCCCAAAACCAATACCACTCATAGAGGTACTTCTCTCTTTTCTATAATTTATTTCAATTGTGGGTTTTAGGCTTTTAGCTAATCCTTTGTACTTGTTCAGCTTCACCTCAACTTACTTGTAATTTGGGTAGGAGAGACTATTCGTACCACAACGGCACAACGTACTAAATGATTTCAGCAGAAAACCAATTGACCCAAGAACTTCAGCAAATTTGCTTTAAGTGAACTCATCAAAAGATAATTAGAGTTAGATTCTATatacttgatatatatatatatatatatatatataacaaaaatgTGCTATATCATTCAGAAAAATGAGATATATTAAGTTTGCGTcgataaataattttaatatttacTATTGTTATAAATAATCAATTGATGAGAAGAAACGCAATACATTGTGTTGATACTATTAAAAGGTCTTGCTAGCATTTATAGTTTTCTTTTGTGAAATTTACAATCTGTTTGCAAATTAGGTCAAGAACTCTTGTTGCGCGCTAGCATTTACTAGTAGTTCTCTTTAGTGAAATAAGTTGAAATTTTGGATGAGAAGACTTGTGTGACAGTGTGTCAACACTATTTATGTAGGTTTCCTTTCATGAGAATTTTCTCCAAACTCTTGTTAAATTATTGAAAGAAGTAATCAGTTTGGAAAAAAATCGTGTTGTTGTCTATGCTATTTGAGGGGTTACAGACTGAAAATAGATATTTACTTGTTTAAGGAGAATGTAATATAACAACAGAGAGAATAGAGATATAAACTGAGATTATCTTATTCACTAATAAGAGCCTCTATTTATGGAGGATTATATAGACATAACATAATAAAGTATGAATCACATCACTAGTAGTAATGATAAACCTATCACTACATGGAATACTAATTCCTTATTCTATATGGAATAGACCAAGGCACACTATGAGTGAATATCCTaaaacactcccccttgtgccgCGTGTCTATTTAGTGTTTTCGTATTGTCTCAGTAAAAACCTTATTAAGGAACAGTCCAATCCAATGGGACAAAAATAACCTTGATCGAATGacaaaagagcacaacgcatcATCTACTTTGGGCTTGGTGTAGACTCCCCTTGATGTCTACAACTCCCCTGATTTCAAAAATCATTGTGGAAGTTCAGATAACTTATGCATGCCTATATTtcttacatgcttctcaaaagtaGACTTACACAAAAACTTAGTAAATAAATCTGCCATATTATCCTTGAATATGATCAGTTTCACTTTGATCATGAGGAGAAGGCTGCTTGAGAACTTAAAACTTAAGTTCGCACTGAAAAACAGATTCTCGCACATCATGACATTTCATTGCTTAATCAGTCATATCTTCTTCTAGGAAATAAGTATGAATAAACCATTAAATGTTATGGAAAGTAGACATTTGTATCTTTCCAATGATATATGATTCATAATTTGGTTCGTTCGGAGATGATAAAAAAATCTCGACGGAGGTTGACTGGTATGCAAGTTCCCAGACAGAACTGTCATACTTTGCCAAAATAGCCATATCTCTCTCAATATGATAGATATGGTTGAATGGTTGGTTTCTATAGAAATTAGatacatagacctttccaatgataccaatttcataatttttaattaagtaGAATATCATGTAGGTCACATTGAAGTTGACTTACAAATCTGGCCAGATTGTGTATTTCTTCTCAAGTAGGAATTGAACAAGCCCATACCCTTAGGTATTAAAAGGATGTCTTTGTGCCATTCCATAGGCATTGCGTGGGCACCGAGCAGCACTTAGCTCAATGAATGAGAAGTCAAGTGTTATATATTGATAAGTACTACAATGCGCTAGTGTACTTATATAGGGAATTCATAATCCCAACACTTCGCCATCTTTTCCTTTGACGAAACAGATCTCTGTCTTTAGAGTAAAGACTTTGACTGATCATGAGAGTATATGTAGGCCTCAGTTATACTTTTAGAGTGCCTAAGCCGATTGATGAATAATCACCAATATTACAGTCCACGACTACCTTTCGAGACCGTGTCTTTCCCAGACATTTTTCATTCTTAACCTCGGATTTTTTATCTATATTAGCATATCTATGTTAATCTGGAATAAACACACAGGGGCATAATTTACCATATCCCTTCATAATCAAGATGTCACTTAGTGAGCGTTTCAAAACCCTTTTGCAAACGCGCTCTGTGGTCTAGAGCTACTTGATTTGGGTGAATGAATTTCATTTAGGAACCTTCATTCATATCTCTTGATTTCGATCCCATAGAGATGTGTGATGACCACATTCCAAATATGCTTGGTTAGTTTTTCAGAAAGTGTCTAACTAACAAGGCAACAGAGTGCAATGACATCCATTTATGAGAGCAAATTTGATCGTAGTTGATTTAGGGCGTTCCGTGAGAGATGTTGCACCATAAGGTAAGTGATAACTCACTGTGAGTCTAAACTCTATGTCTCAATACGCTTTCTAACAAATTCGATATGATTTGTACTTGCAGTGTCAGTTTCACCTATGCAGagacctatctctttgtttaaATTGGATTGTTCTTTTCCATTTATGCCAAAGTTACTACGTTGATACTTTCCACAAAGTATAGTTTAATGTCTAACTCATTATCACATGTCCTCATGTACACTAGTGTAATTTCTTTGTAGAGATCTCTATATGGATTATGTTTATCATTAAGACGTCCCCTAATGATAAGCATAATCCATAAATTCTCATGTGACagatgagtatcttttgatcAATGGATCAAGTTGTGCCATACTCGCTATCTCACTTGAGCGAGTAATCGAACTAGGTGGCCTCCTATGTTCCTTGAGGAGCCATGGCCTATGACCCATGTTACCATGTTTATGGCGTCATCGCGCCCCAATTCTGGGTAGCGCCATGTCTTCTTAATGAGACATTAACCCTTGAAGATTGCAGCTAtacgatctcgtcactttaatTGAGATTTGGGGATCATGATGAGACACAGTGGAGAGAAACCATGACAACTCCAAGTCGTTCCACATGAACAcatttgttcttatctccccctaatgaCAAGAAGATTGTCTCATCAAAATAACAATCCGTAACTATAACAGAAAACAAGATCACCTCTCAAGATTACTAACATTAGCGGATATAGTTGGAAGTTCTTATCCAACACAAATACTCATTCATATATCAAACTAACCAAAGAACCATCATTGTGTGCTATGACAGCGCAATATGGCACATTTAGCTCAAAGATTGTAGAGGATTGCAAGTGCTATTCAATTCTCGCACATTTTTACTACTCTTTAgtgaaaaaattaaataatggTGGGCATAGTTGAATAAGTAAAGCTGCATGACAAAAATTGCATAACCCTTAATATGAAAATTTGGAGCGCATGACCAAATATCAAGACTATCAACATAGTCAATTATCGTAAGACCGATCCGGGTTGTTATATATAGATATGAAGCCCATCATAGATctcatataatatatatgctcCAAATCATTGCCACCTACGGAATTAAATCCGGACTAGGTGCTTTGATTCTATAGCATAAGCAACATAAGTAGTGGATAATGGTATAATCCGTAACAAGCGTGTTACCAAAACAACCAATACTAGAAAAAAAACTAAGGTGCCTCCAAGATGGTTGAATCAATCCACAGAATCTCTATTGGATTCAATGTAAGAATGAGATATTTTCTTATGTATTGTTAGTATATGAGGgtctttttcttatttagcTAAATAATTAGGCTTTAGAACGAGTGATGGCATTGAAAATTGCGAATGAAGCATTGAGAGAAATTTGGTGCATCACAATGTCTTCAATCGATGACTTGCCTCCCACATTTTGGAGCCGTGCACAGGTTCAACTCACACAATCACGCATCATGCATGAGAACTATTCCGtggcattatatatatatatatatagtctctattcagagtaaaacttcactctgaaattacagagtgaagtttcaattttggcacactttttggttaaaaattttcaccataagcaattcaatatttacatatggtattcaagatcatctctacaaagtttcatccaatttgacaatggtttgagctttcaaaattgagatttacatgaacggttcacgttgaacagttttaatttattcattgatttaatttaatttcaataccttaacgatgtctgaattagatgaaattttgtagagatgatcttgaatagcatacctaaatattgaatcgtttatggtgaaaacatttgactgaaaaatgtaacaaaattggaacttcactctggatataaactatatatatatatatatatatatatatatatatatatatatatatatatatatatatatcatgcaaACATGCATGTGATCATATGTTATAATTTGGAGAAAGCCACGGGTTGGCTTCTTCAAGAATCAAACCTAGCTACAATTAAGTAACATCAAAGCCACGGGAGCCATGCATGATCAAACCTTAATTGATAATTATGCATGGGAGATGAAAACCACGTACGGCATCTTCATCAATCAAACAACTTCTATGCTAATAATTAGGCATATGGATCTATGCCATAGCGAGTGACGTCCAATAATAGGACACAAGTTTTGTTTTGTCGGAATGTTAATAACCATAATGGAATAGGTTATGAAAATGCTTCTGTTGGTCATGTTTAGTAGCATAGACCTTGTCTCGTTCTCATGCTATTGACCGGTCCCAATTTTGTGTTCTCTCCCGGAAAGAACTTATGTCCATGTGAATTTCTAAGAATTCAGATCATCATATATCGTTCTAGATCACATTTGTGATTATGTCAAAGCCAATATGAATCGGTGTCGCAAATATCCTCGTTGTCGACATTGTAGGATCCAAAGGACCTAACCATAGTGAATCTAATTCACTAAATTGACTCATAAAGTTTTCTAATAGACTTTCGTTTTAGCACTcattatatataatacataAGAATTATGATCATTGTCATAAATCATTGACGTAAAATGTCTTTAGAACATTGCAAGGTTCGATTGCTTCTCTGTCTCTAGAGAGCTTATGTGACATGAAATATAATGCCAATATGCAATATAAGTCGAG
This is a stretch of genomic DNA from Argentina anserina chromosome 4, drPotAnse1.1, whole genome shotgun sequence. It encodes these proteins:
- the LOC126791856 gene encoding 2-hydroxyisoflavanone dehydratase-like, producing the protein MASTVREIAEEIPNVIKVYKDGTVERLIVHDYYVPPSTDSGVMSKDITISEIPAISARLYLPQNQNRKLPVLVYFHAGAFCVSSALSFFHHRYLNRLVSEAQVVAVSVEYRLAPENLLPAAYEDCWTALQWVASHSRNEDNEGAKKEAWLVSYGDFERLYIGGDSAGGNIAHNIAMRAGVENLHEGVKILGAIVSHAYFWGSKPIGSEPKPEFYSLANKVWNLFYPSADGGTDNPMVNPAGLGAPSLAGLACSKLLVCVAGKDDLRDRNIWYYELVKESGWKGKLELFEMEEEGHCFHISDEGSVENRKKMIERLACFMI